From a single Maniola hyperantus chromosome 3, iAphHyp1.2, whole genome shotgun sequence genomic region:
- the LOC117996158 gene encoding 5-hydroxytryptamine receptor: MEGADGSDDLLDWEALYQFPVQNATWNTTEWVPSAWNSTATNDNWWNSSAPFDSPAALIRAAAKAVLLGLLILATVIGNVFVIAAILLERHLRSAANQLILSLAVADLLVACLVMPLGAVYEVAQRWTLGPELCDMWTSGDVLCCTASILHLVAIALDRYWAVTNIDYIHARTARRVGYMIACVWVASFLVCIAPLLGWKDPDWNRRVSEDLRCVVSQDVGYQIFATASSFYVPVLVILILYWRIYQTARKRIRRRPGTTTRGPPPVPAGGALVAAGGSGGIAAAVVAVIGRPLPTISETTTTGITNVSSNNTSPEKQSCVNGLEADPSTTGYGAVAAAYYPTLVRRKPKEAADSKRERKAAKTLAIITGAFVACWLPFFVLAILVPTCNCEVSPVLTSLSLWLGYFNSTLNPVIYTVFSPEFRHAFQRLLCGRRARRRRAPP; this comes from the exons ATGGAGGGCGCGGACGGGAGCGACGATCTGTTGGATTGGGAAGCCCTGTACCAGTTTCCAGTGCAAAATGCCACATGGAATACGACGGAATGGGTTCCCAGCGCATGGAACTCCACTGCAACGAACGACAACTGGTGGAATTCGTCCGCGCCCTTTGACTCACCTGCCGCTCTCATACGTGCCGCAGCGAAGGCAGTTCTCCTCGGCTTACTAATTCTGGCAACAGTAATTG GTAACGTATTTGTAATAGCAGCAATACTGCTTGAGCGGCATTTACGCAGTGCTGCAAACCAGCTGATCTTATCGCTGGCGGTAGCAGATCTGCTTGTGGCCTGTCTAGTGATGCCCCTCGGCGCGGTATACGAAGTTGCCCAGCGCTGGACGTTGGGCCCCGAGCTTTGCGATATGTGGACCTCGGGTGATGTGTTGTGCTGTACTGCCTCCATTCTGCATCTGGTTGCCATTGCCCTTGATAG GTATTGGGCTGTGACAAACATCGATTACATCCACGCACGAACTGCACGTCGAGTTGGTTATATGATCGCGTGCGTCTGGGTCGCAAGCTTCCTAGTTTGTATTGCACCACTTCTGGGTTGGAAAGATCCCGACTGGAACCGTCGCGTCTCCGAAGACCTTCGATGCGTCGTCAGTCAAGATGTGGGTTATCAAATTTTTGCAACCGCGTCGTCCTTCTACGTTCCAGTGctagttattttaatattgtattggCGGATATATCAAACAGCTAGAAAAAGAATAAGAAGGCGACCAGGAACGACGACTAGAGGACCACCGCCTGTTCCTGCGGGTGGAGCTCTAGTCGCGGCAGGAGGCAGCGGTGGTATAGCCGCTGCAGTCGTAGCGGTCATCGGTCGTCCGTTACCCACCATATCTGAAACGACAACGACAGGCATCACAAACGTATCGTCTAACAACACGAGTCCTGAGAAGCAGTCCTGTGTCAACGGCCTGGAAGCGGACCCGTCGACTACGGGTTACGGAGCGGTCGCCGCCGCTTACTATCCGACGCTAGTACGTCGCAAGCCCAAAGAGGCGGCCGATTCCAAGAGAGAACGAAAAGCGGCGAAGACATTAGCAATAATAACCGGCGCGTTCGTCGCGTGCTGGCTTCCGTTTTTCGTATTAGCTATTTTAGTCCCGACGTGCAACTGCGAGGTGAGTCCGGTGCTGACGTCACTGTCGCTGTGGCTGGGATACTTCAACTCGACGCTGAACCCTGTAATATACACGGTGTTCAGCCCGGAGTTCCGGCATGCGTTCCAGCGGCTTCTGTGCGGCCGCCGCGCGCGTCGCCGTCGCGCCCCGCCCTAG